The Alkalibaculum bacchi genomic sequence GTTTTCTACTGCTACAAAAGCGCCAATATCTCTGTTAATACTGTAGATTGTTCCCTTTACGATATCATTCATTTTATAGGGAGAATGAGATTGTAAGTATTTTGAGATTTTCATAGTAGCGCATAATCGATCTGTCTTATCAATATAAAGACATACTAAATAGAAATGTTCACTTTTTACTTTTCCTATTTGCTCTTTAAAAGGCAAGAGTAAATCCTTATCTAAACCCCAGTCTAAAAAAGCTCCTATTCTCGTTACTTCCTTTACCATTAGGCTTGATATTTGGCCTAAAGTAATCTTAGGAACTTTCCTAGTAGCTATCATTCGATCTTCAGAGTCTTTATAAACGAATACTTCTACATCATCATCAAGCTTAAGCCCTTCAACTTGATTGTTTGGAAGTAATATATCTTCCATATCTGGATCATTTGCAGAATTTAAAAACAAGCCTACACTGGCTTTCCGTATGACTTTTAATGTTTGTTTTTTACCTAATTCTATCATAATAAACCTTCTTTTCCTCAACTTCTCTTAC encodes the following:
- a CDS encoding CvfB family protein; the protein is MIELGKKQTLKVIRKASVGLFLNSANDPDMEDILLPNNQVEGLKLDDDVEVFVYKDSEDRMIATRKVPKITLGQISSLMVKEVTRIGAFLDWGLDKDLLLPFKEQIGKVKSEHFYLVCLYIDKTDRLCATMKISKYLQSHSPYKMNDIVKGTIYSINRDIGAFVAVENKYHGLIPNSELTGRLFEYGDKVEARIKRVKSDGKLELSLRKEVFMQMDDDAEKIYARLAAKKGFLKLNDNSPPSAIKAEFNMSKSAFKRAIGRLLREQKINITDKGIELRR